One stretch of Rhizobium rhizoryzae DNA includes these proteins:
- the flgA gene encoding flagellar basal body P-ring formation chaperone FlgA has translation MMFRRNSRKRVGLQGIALGLLAGLLAPSAYADMGYAVVPKQIIYPGQEIDAAQLQEVEVTNPNLAGGYASGIDQVMGKVSNRTLLPGRTIQLSALREPYAVKRGAPVRLTFSLGNMTISATGTPLDNAAVGDVIKVRNLDSGVTVSGTVMANGTVQVMAK, from the coding sequence ATGATGTTTCGCCGGAATAGCCGGAAGCGGGTCGGATTGCAGGGCATTGCCCTTGGTCTTCTTGCTGGTCTTTTGGCGCCGTCCGCATACGCCGATATGGGCTATGCGGTCGTGCCGAAGCAGATCATCTATCCGGGTCAGGAAATCGATGCCGCCCAGCTTCAGGAAGTCGAAGTCACCAATCCGAACCTTGCCGGCGGCTATGCCTCCGGTATCGACCAGGTCATGGGCAAGGTCAGCAACCGCACGCTTCTGCCGGGCCGCACCATCCAGCTCAGTGCCCTGCGTGAGCCCTACGCGGTCAAGCGCGGCGCGCCTGTGCGCCTCACCTTCAGCCTCGGCAACATGACCATCAGTGCAACAGGTACGCCTCTCGACAATGCAGCGGTCGGCGACGTCATCAAGGTTCGCAATCTGGATTCGGGCGTCACCGTTTCGGGAACGGTCATGGCGAATGGAACAGTGCAGGTGATGGCGAAATGA
- the flgG gene encoding flagellar basal-body rod protein FlgG: MRALSVAATGMDAQQTNLEVIANNIANINTTGYKRARAEFADLLYQTERAGGVPNRANQAIVPEGANIGLGVQTAAVRNIFQQGELTQTENSLDVAVIGRGWFQVQAPDGSTMYTRAGAFNTNAQGQLVTIDGYAVVPNITFPADVTETVINRSGEVSVRIGNATTFTPLGQLTMANFVNEAGLKPMGDNLFQQTAASGEAIVAAPDDPGFGYLKQGYLESSNVDAVKEITNLIAAQRAYEMNSKVITTADEMASIVSKNLK, from the coding sequence ATGAGAGCACTTTCCGTCGCAGCGACGGGCATGGATGCCCAGCAGACCAACCTCGAGGTCATCGCGAACAACATCGCGAACATCAACACCACTGGCTACAAGCGCGCCCGCGCCGAGTTTGCTGATCTGTTGTATCAGACCGAACGGGCTGGCGGCGTTCCCAACCGGGCTAACCAGGCGATTGTTCCGGAAGGTGCAAACATTGGTCTCGGCGTACAGACCGCCGCTGTGCGCAACATCTTCCAGCAGGGCGAACTCACCCAGACCGAGAACTCACTCGACGTTGCCGTCATCGGTCGCGGCTGGTTCCAGGTGCAGGCTCCGGATGGCTCGACCATGTACACCCGTGCAGGCGCCTTCAATACCAATGCGCAAGGCCAGCTGGTGACGATCGACGGCTATGCCGTGGTCCCCAACATCACCTTTCCGGCCGATGTGACGGAAACGGTGATCAACCGCTCCGGCGAAGTCAGCGTCCGCATCGGGAATGCCACGACCTTCACGCCGCTCGGCCAGTTGACCATGGCGAACTTCGTCAACGAAGCAGGCCTGAAGCCAATGGGTGACAATCTCTTCCAGCAGACGGCTGCTTCCGGTGAGGCCATTGTCGCAGCTCCCGACGATCCGGGCTTTGGTTACCTCAAGCAGGGTTACCTCGAATCCTCGAACGTCGATGCCGTGAAGGAAATCACCAACCTGATCGCGGCACAGCGTGCCTATGAAATGAACTCGAAGGTGATCACGACAGCAGACGAAATGGCGTCGATCGTCAGTAAGAACCTGAAGTAA
- a CDS encoding flagellar hook-basal body complex protein FliE translates to MIDGIQKVAGLSMTRDLGEVTSSSSAASAFGTGGSAASTGASFSEVLGNMAVDAANSLKSAEAISFDGITGKANTREVVDAVLQAQQSLQTAIAFRDKIVSAYLDITKMQI, encoded by the coding sequence ATGATTGACGGTATCCAGAAAGTCGCCGGTCTCTCCATGACGCGAGATCTCGGCGAGGTGACTTCCTCTTCGAGTGCTGCTTCTGCATTTGGCACCGGCGGTTCTGCAGCAAGCACGGGCGCTTCCTTCTCCGAAGTGCTCGGCAATATGGCGGTCGATGCCGCCAACAGCTTGAAGAGCGCGGAAGCCATTTCCTTCGACGGAATTACCGGCAAGGCGAACACACGTGAAGTCGTCGATGCCGTTCTGCAGGCGCAGCAGTCGCTGCAGACGGCCATCGCCTTCCGCGACAAGATCGTCAGCGCCTATCTCGACATCACCAAAATGCAAATCTAG
- the flgC gene encoding flagellar basal body rod protein FlgC, protein MDPLAASLRIAGSGLEAQSTRLRIVSENIANSRTTGDTPGADPYRRKTITFGSELDKLSGAQVVDVKKLGTDSSDFHEEYDPGNPAADAKGMVKMPNVNVLIEMADLRESNRSYDANLQTIKQTREMISSTLDLLKGASQ, encoded by the coding sequence ATGGATCCGCTAGCCGCATCGCTCAGGATTGCCGGTTCGGGTTTGGAAGCCCAATCCACCCGCTTGCGCATTGTTTCAGAAAACATCGCCAACTCGCGCACCACGGGTGATACGCCCGGTGCTGATCCCTATCGCCGCAAGACGATCACCTTCGGATCGGAACTGGACAAGCTGTCCGGCGCCCAGGTTGTCGACGTCAAGAAGCTCGGCACCGACTCCTCTGATTTTCACGAGGAATACGATCCCGGCAATCCGGCCGCCGATGCCAAGGGCATGGTGAAGATGCCCAATGTGAACGTGCTGATCGAAATGGCCGACCTTCGGGAATCCAACCGCAGCTATGACGCAAACCTGCAGACCATCAAGCAGACGCGCGAAATGATTTCCTCCACTCTCGATCTTCTGAAGGGCGCATCGCAATGA